The Oreochromis aureus strain Israel breed Guangdong linkage group 16, ZZ_aureus, whole genome shotgun sequence genome includes the window AAAACATCTGATAATGCTAATCTATGTTAAATTTTTTAGCTTAAAATTTGGTTTTATGCATCATTAATGATTTAAGTTTAAGtttcttttattcttattttcttatttttaatcaCTAAATGAATTCTGAAACTATCTGTCCAGTGTTTAGCTACAAGCTACAAGTGCTTAAAAATTGGTTGAAGATACTGTTGAAGTGACTCAGACCTACACACTATAATGAAGTTGAAAATACTGTGACATGTtgtatatttattaataaaaaaatttgTTGACATCATATACATGTATTGGGTTTGTTTTCCATTTCAAAGGTGGTGTGTCTAATATAAAAGATCCCAGAAATTATTCAGTTTTTAACAATGACTCTGCATGCATCAGGACCAATACAGAAAGTGAGTCATTATTTACTGTGTTTGGATAATTGGTCATTATGGTTTTACTCCTGAAGTTAAAAACaagacacttaaaaaaaatcagacatttATTTAGATTGTTGTACTATGAAAGTTAATTCTAACATGTTGTATATTAACAAAATACTGATTGTCCCATCTGTTTccacttttattattatttttatttattatttggtgCAAGAAAATATGATGGTTGCCATAAGCGCAATTCATAAATAAAGAGCCAAAAGGTTCTAAAAGGCAAAATCTAAATGTGGAGTATTTAGATTAAGCCTTTTTACAGAGTAAAATACAATTATCAGTTTGagaaatatttatattatttaagaAGGCAATCAAATCAGATACTACAAGAATCAAACACTGCAAAATTATGCAAACATAATGTTAAAAACAGACACATAAATCATGCAAAAACTGAATATATCTATAATCCTCCAAATAAAGGATTATGATGATGACGATTAATAGTGCAAATTCtacaaaatgtttttcagtttcTGAGTTGCTGATTTTAACTTATGTCCAGAAGAAAATGTGCAATAAACATCTACATTCCATTAGAGTGCACTGTGAGTTCTTTCTACTTTACAAAACTTTAATCAATTTGTTTCTGTTACTCTGATTGAAGGTCTCTGGTTTAAAATATGCATCTAAATGGGCATGACAACCTTAGAACTGAGAATAGAGGCTTTGTGTTACTCGTCAAAAGGTCAAATTTCTAAAGTCTTCGCTTGCCCAATCATGTGATTATATGACACAGTACCACATGCTGGTACAGCTCTCTATACCATGTTGCTGGGTCAGGGATTTAAACAATGGGGGCCCACTGACTCTGTAGGGTTTGGTCAGGTATAAAAGCAAGGGTTAAACCAAAGAGGACAGCAGTGCAGCAGTAGCagtagcaacagcagcagctcatCATTAAGTATGTCCACCACTGACATGAGCATGGGCAAGGTGAGCTTGGGAAACTTCATGAACACCTTATGCACTGATGTTGTAGAGCATACAGAATATAGATTGTATTATTTCGGTGAACTCTAAATTAACTAATgcattccttttttttcagaTCATCTTCTACGAGGACAGGAACTTCCAGGGTCGCTCCTATGAGTGCATGAGCGACTGCGCCGACATGTCCTCCTACCTGAGCAGGTGTCACTCCTGCAGGGTGGAGAGCGGCTGCTTCATGGTCTATGACCGCCCCAACTACATGGGAAACCAGTATTTCATGAGGAGGGGCGAGTACGCTGACTACATGAGCATGATGGGCATGAGTGGTGGTATCAGGTCTTGCCGTATGATCCCCATGGTAGGTAGAATGCAACATGAAATCCTGTTTCTAGTACAAGTGCAAACTCCATAACACATTAATTATTTTTCCATTCTCTCTAACAGTACAGAGGCCAGTTCAGGATGAGGATCTATGAGAGGGAGAACTTCGGTGGTCAGATGTACGAGCTGATGGACGACTGCGACAGCATCATGGACCGCTACCGCATGTCTGACTGCATGTCCTGCCACGTGATGGATGGCCACTGGCTGATGTACGAGCAGCCCCACTACAGAGGCAGGATGATGTACCTGAGGCCCGGAGAGTACAGGAGCTTCAGGGAGATGGGCATGAGTGGGATGAGGTTCATGAGCATGAGGCGCATCATGGACATGTGCTAAACaaattcataaaaaataaaagataaagacAAAAACTTACATCAGTGACTTtttgtgttgttctttattatcTCCTCTAATACAGTGAATAAACAATCATTAAAGGGGcttgaaaggggaaaaaaataagagcACAATGAAATGGTTACATTATTCTCTAGAGACAcacaccatcaccatcaacataatgaaataataaatacatcacATGAACTTGGGGGAAAAATTTAATTCactataaataattaaaaagtctGCCACAGTTTTTGAAACTATGGAGAAGAATCCCAGTATTATACCCAGCACACATAAATATTGTTGTTCTATTAAACCACGTCAAAGTCTAgttttgattaaaaacctgTTTATTGCAGATCAGTAAgttaatataaaaaacaaaaaactccagaAAAGCAGTCTTAACTTAAAGCTCCAAACAAACTAAATAGAATATTTAATTTCATCGTTTTTTCCACTTAAACTTAAACTGaaatgttatattatagtatgcCACATGATACCTTCTGATTACTCCTGAAATGAATGTTAAatacaaaccaaagaaaagcaCCACCTTGTTAtaagtaagtgtgtgtgtatgtgtctaacATTAACCAATTATTTGCTGCAGTATAGATAAAAAACATAAACCTATTTCAATTAGCTTAAGCACCATTGCATTACCATTTACATACATTCAGGGTGTAGTATCAGTTCACCAACAGCATTTGTGGTACAAGCACAAATAACTACATTTAAATATGACTCTATTATTTTTTGAGTATATcaccacaaaataaaaacattaaatcatTTTCAAGGTAATCACAAAGAAACTCTTTTGATCTAGAATAATAGAGCCTGTCAGAGCATAACAACCCTTTCCCATCAGCATTCACAGAGGGACTAACATTGGATGCCGCTGACTCATGGTTTCCATACAATGGTGACATCAACTGTCTGGATGTCACGTTAGCTATAAAAaaggcttaaatctgggacagGATTGCTATAGCTTCATTCAGTCTATCAGCCACGATGCACGGCAAGGTACGTTTATTAGAGAAAATAGATCAAAATTATTATCTTTCTGACCAAAAACAAAAGCTATGATTTGAAAATGGTTACTGAATTCTGCCTCGTCTGTTGGATCCAGATCATCTTCTACGAGGACAAGAACTTCCAGGGTCGCTCCTATGAGACCAGCAGCGACTGTGCTGATATGTCCTCTCACCTGAGCAGGTGTCACTCCTGCAGGGTGGAGAGCGGCTGCTTCATGGTCTATGACCGCCCCAACTTCATTGGGAACCAGTATTTCATGAGGAGGGGCGAGTACTCAGACTACCAACGTATGATAGGTTTCAGCGACTGCATCAGATCCTGTCGTATGATCCCCATGGTACAGTACCGAGATTGCTAAACTTTCATATATAAACTAATACGGcctaataatgataataacctATGTGTCATATGTGATATGGCTTTTGCAAGATGTCCAACAACATAGCACACGGTTTTGAATAATATTTCAAAACCCTTGTCTCTTACATATGCTGGTCTGGGTTCCTTGAATTGGTAATAAGGCTTTGCTGGTTTGGGGCCTCTGTCATTAACGCTCTCACACTGTGGAACAGTTTGTCCATTTAGATCAAAATAGCAACTTAAATATCTTCTTGAAACactattttaaaacttttaggaattttttttatgtctctctattcaatttctttctttgaagcactttgtaacttggttttaaaaatactttataaATGAGGTTTATTACTAacattattatataaaataatttatcCTTACATTGTAATATTAACAGCACAAAGGGTCCTACAGAGTAAGGATATATGAGAGGGAGAACTTCGGAGGTCAGATGTACGAGCTCATGGAGGACTGCGACAACTTCCAAGATCGTTACCGCATGTCCGACTGCCAGTCGTGCCACGTGATGGATGGCCACTGGCTGATGTACGAGCAGCCCCACTACAGAGGCAGGATGATGTACCTGAGGCCCGGAGAGTACAGGAGCTTCAGGGACATGGGATATGACGGAATGAGATTCAGCTCCATCAGACGCATCAGTGAATCCTGTTAACTACTAACACATTTTAATCTcgtaaagaaataaaagaattttCATGCACCAGATGGCATACACAATTTGTAATAGTGGTAATCAATTAATGTGATTTAACTAtccttttaaattgtgttatgTGATTccaaaattgaaataaacagTAGAAAATAAGATTTGGTAAAGTCTCGTTCCTCATCATTATTTTCTCGTAGGCATTATTCAAATATACATACATCTTCCAGGTTTTTCAGGCGACCTCTTCTCTTCTGAAGATTATTGTAAATATGGTTGGAGTTAttggtgatttttaaaaagtgattaagaatattttaaagtatCTTTGAACATTTTCAGTTAGACTCATATAGTTATTTAATTAtgcctgatttgttttgtagCATATAATGTAGTGACTGATCAGTTCTTAAAGGCACAGTCCATGAAGCGTTCATTCTACCTTAACGTAACGGACTCCATCAACATGTGCCAACACAGATTTGTGGCATGTGAAAAAAATGTCCTTCTCCTTCCTTGTACTGCACTTTTAATATAATGGCAATATTCAAGTCTGTACACATATTCATTTGATAGCATCAGTTGACTTAGAAGTTAGTTATTTGTTTTGACGTGACCATCAAAAAGGAAACCAGGTCTTTGTGACTCCAATCAAAAGCCAAAGATTGTTGCACGAAAGTATTTTTCATATCAAAAAATGAAAGATGTTTTTCTTGCGACTTGCGACATCAGATTTCTTCCAATAAATATGCACAGTAAGAGCACTGTTTCGGTCATTCTTGTCACTTTCAGAAGAAAATGCAATCTAGTTCTGATCCAGTTATTTGGCCATGTATTCTTATAAGAAGCCTTGTTTTTCACATCATATCCAAGACCGAACATTTATATCTGACCCATCTGTATCAGACTGCCGAGACAAACAATGCTTGTTGTTGTCTAAAAATCATTATTAGAAGTCAGAAATAATCTCATaagaaaacagcagctggaAATATGTTAAACTGtaaagaaaactaaaatatataGAATTTAAAGTTAAGAAACCTTAAAGGAAGAAAGCAATAGTTACTCTCCCTCACCGAGGATCTTACTATCTTACTTTGATTTTTAGAGATTttgatttattgttttaatgGCTGAAGTCAAAGAGTATAACTCCAGATCTTAACAACCTACATCTATACCCagtgtattgtttttatgtgAGAAATTACAGTAATATagcaaaactcttttttttttctcatacgaACATAGGAAGGAAAGTCATGGGAGGACTGCATGGGTATCCACTGTTAATTTGTCAATGACAATTTcattaacaaataaaacatttcatcagctataaaacattaacatttccACTTTGAGGTCACCCACTAGTTTTGGAACACATTTTAAGACGTCAGTGCTAATGTTCTGGCcaatggtttgtttgtttgtttgtttgtttgtttgtttgtttgtttgtttgtttgtttgtttgtttgtttgcttgcttgcttgcctgcttgtttgtttgtttgcttgtttttggaGCCAAAAGCGACCAGGTTTGGATGACAGGGTGGAATCCTAAGCCAGGTAGAAATGTGGAAAAGCCTGGTTAGCACGCTGTATaaataattcaatttcaattcaattcaattttatttatatagctccaagTCACAGCAGCAGTATCTGCTACTCAGTGCTAACAGCCTAATAAAGCACTATAACTTCCCTCATCAAAATGCCCAAATTTAATGGAAGTGAGACTATACTGTACATCACATGAAAACATTTGCCAAGTAATTCCATTAAATAAGCTCCAAAAGACATCAACAAAACAAATGCAGttgagaggtccagttcagaCAACAGCCATTGTCTACAGCTAATAGTGTCAAGAGACATGTCAATCACACAGCCATGCGTAGAACTCCAGTATTCAAGTTAATgggttaaaaaagaagaaatcacCTGCAGTACACTTGTTATGAAAGGGTTTGAATATCGTCTACAAATTATGTAAGGATTAAGTTCATGAATAAATCGCCATGATATCAGTGAAATTCATTGGCAACATCTCAGTCATTATATTAAACTAAACGAGGGCTATACTTGATGGAGACATATTTAGAGTAACATATCAGTAGATTATCTGTCCCTTATAGCTTTTATAGGGCTCAATCCTCTATTGAGCCCAATTAAATTTTAACAGATTTTAAAGATTTGATTTTTGGCTAATTTTaggcaaaaagaacaaaaaaactgaatgtTCTTTCACCTGTGACACACTAGAGAAGAAAACATTAATGAGGCCTTCAAAGAATGCTATGTTTGTGGAAAACACGCTCTCTGTGTTATTCAGCTGCAAAGACAATACACAGCGGGGCCTCTTCTCACAAATGCAACCACCGCAAATCACGATCCGTTGAAGGTCCCTTTGAATTGAAACGTACACGGGGGGCCTCTGCTCCATGTTGCTCTGTCAGGAATTTGAACAATGGGGTCATGTATCTTTCGGCGTGAGGTCAGGTATAAAAGCAACTCGTGGGATGTCGTGAAAACTGTGCAGTCCTTCTGAGCCTAAAGAGTTCTAACTGAAACCATGACCATGGGCAAGGTGTGTGCAGCTTTGGCTATTCCACTGTTCGCATTTTTTGCATTTGATTGGATGCTGAACAAATGTCAATGTGATGCAAAAAGTACGATATCAAACAGtccttgttttttctctttttttcaatttCAGATCATCTTCTACGAGGACAGGAACTTCCAGGGTCGTTCCTATGAGACCAGCAGCGACTGTGCTGACATGTCCTCCTACCTGAGCAGGTGCCACTCCTGCAGGGTGGAGAGCGGCTGCTTCATGGTCTACGACCGTACCAACTACATGGGAAACCAGTTCTTTGTCAGGAGGGGCGAGTACTCTGACTACCAGCGTATGGGCATGAGTGATTGCATTAGGTCCTGCCGCATGATCCCCATGGTACTGTAAATTGAAAACTCCTTCTAATATCTGACACATGGTGTAAGATGCTGAACCTGTTGAAAGCATATTAACGAGATCTCTTTGATTCATTGTTATTCATTTcaa containing:
- the LOC116326822 gene encoding gamma-crystallin M3-like, whose amino-acid sequence is MHGKIIFYEDKNFQGRSYETSSDCADMSSHLSRCHSCRVESGCFMVYDRPNFIGNQYFMRRGEYSDYQRMIGFSDCIRSCRMIPMHKGSYRVRIYERENFGGQMYELMEDCDNFQDRYRMSDCQSCHVMDGHWLMYEQPHYRGRMMYLRPGEYRSFRDMGYDGMRFSSIRRISESC
- the LOC116326831 gene encoding gamma-crystallin M3, producing MSTTDMSMGKIIFYEDRNFQGRSYECMSDCADMSSYLSRCHSCRVESGCFMVYDRPNYMGNQYFMRRGEYADYMSMMGMSGGIRSCRMIPMYRGQFRMRIYERENFGGQMYELMDDCDSIMDRYRMSDCMSCHVMDGHWLMYEQPHYRGRMMYLRPGEYRSFREMGMSGMRFMSMRRIMDMC